One window from the genome of Paenibacillus azoreducens encodes:
- a CDS encoding YvrJ family protein translates to MEDSQLITLITNSISNFGFPIVITVYLLYRFEKRIDALNSSIIELLQVIKEEVRK, encoded by the coding sequence ATGGAAGATTCACAGCTGATCACTCTAATCACGAATTCAATCTCTAATTTTGGGTTTCCAATCGTAATTACTGTATATCTGCTTTACCGTTTCGAAAAACGAATCGACGCTTTAAATTCGTCAATTATTGAATTGCTGCAGGTTATAAAGGAGGAGGTGCGCAAATAG
- a CDS encoding IS110 family transposase, with translation MEVLIERCCGLDVHKKSITACIITPQGKEIRTFATMTRNLIELVDWVKQHRCTHVAMESTGDYWKPIYNLLELEELKPMVVNAQHIKSVPGRKTDVKDAEWIAKLLRHGLVQGSYIPDRDQRELREVIRYRRSIIEERTREANRLQKVLEGGNIKLSSVASNVLGVSGRNMLEAIINGETDVSVLADFAQKKLKLKKEQLKLALEGRLGPHQLLMIEKQLAHIDYLNELITELDTEIDKRMAPFAEDLKLLDSIPGVGKRTAEQILAEIGTDMSRFPTPGHLCSWAGMTPGHDESAGKKRSAKTRKGNKKLRSALTEAARAVTRKKNSYLAAQYHRIAARRGKNRAAVAVGHTILTIVHILLTRKQEYVELGFDYFDKRKRDILINNSIKRLESLGLTVSIQEQTA, from the coding sequence ATGGAAGTGTTAATCGAACGTTGCTGCGGTCTGGATGTTCACAAGAAGAGCATCACCGCCTGCATTATCACCCCTCAAGGAAAGGAGATTCGAACATTTGCTACAATGACCCGAAACCTGATTGAATTGGTAGACTGGGTCAAACAACACCGTTGCACCCATGTCGCGATGGAAAGCACCGGAGACTACTGGAAACCGATATATAACCTGTTGGAATTGGAAGAACTCAAGCCCATGGTCGTGAATGCGCAACATATTAAATCTGTCCCTGGACGTAAAACGGATGTCAAGGATGCTGAATGGATTGCCAAGCTGCTGCGGCATGGTTTGGTGCAAGGAAGCTATATTCCGGACCGAGATCAAAGGGAACTGCGAGAGGTGATTCGTTACCGGCGAAGCATTATTGAAGAACGAACGCGTGAAGCGAATCGGCTTCAAAAGGTGCTCGAAGGCGGCAACATCAAGCTATCCTCAGTCGCTTCCAACGTACTCGGGGTTTCCGGACGAAACATGTTGGAAGCCATAATTAACGGTGAAACCGATGTTTCTGTCTTGGCCGATTTCGCCCAAAAGAAACTAAAGCTGAAGAAAGAACAGTTGAAACTGGCGCTGGAAGGGCGACTTGGCCCTCATCAACTGCTCATGATCGAGAAGCAGCTCGCCCATATCGATTATCTGAACGAATTGATCACCGAATTGGATACAGAGATCGATAAACGTATGGCCCCTTTTGCTGAGGACCTGAAGTTATTGGATTCGATCCCCGGTGTCGGTAAACGAACTGCCGAACAAATCTTGGCAGAGATCGGTACGGACATGTCGCGGTTTCCAACCCCTGGCCATTTATGTTCCTGGGCAGGGATGACTCCAGGTCACGATGAAAGCGCGGGGAAGAAAAGGTCAGCCAAAACACGAAAAGGAAACAAAAAACTGCGAAGTGCCCTAACTGAGGCGGCGCGGGCGGTGACACGTAAAAAAAATTCGTACCTGGCAGCCCAGTATCATCGTATTGCTGCACGACGCGGAAAAAATAGAGCCGCAGTCGCCGTAGGACATACCATTCTAACGATCGTACATATCTTGTTAACGCGAAAACAAGAATATGTGGAGCTTGGCTTTGATTACTTTGATAAGCGAAAGCGTGACATCTTGATTAACAACTCGATTAAGAGACTAGAGTCCCTTGGACTTACAGTCAGCATTCAAGAACAAACGGCTTAA
- a CDS encoding sigma-70 family RNA polymerase sigma factor, with product MAADLKFRGLNKDELIAVSTYWEKNKKILRNPVVRGFFENQGNMELLARQLTSPTPESSQMFEAAFRRYFFRIRFTKYLSSLIKFCDIDYHRKRTLQEQRHPLVLDTPVDDGESTLGEFMYSISTVLEEDTFLSDPAKFQYSFDNEALFHAFNRLTDKQKLIITLAYSTCAMDKEIADLLHISQQAITKTRLTALRKMKKYITDRQLEYQLNRKEGSGLTWKIHS from the coding sequence ATGGCTGCTGACTTAAAATTTAGAGGTCTAAATAAAGATGAATTAATTGCGGTTTCCACCTACTGGGAGAAGAATAAAAAAATTCTAAGGAACCCCGTGGTACGAGGTTTCTTTGAGAATCAGGGTAACATGGAACTTCTTGCAAGACAACTGACTTCTCCCACCCCGGAATCGAGTCAGATGTTCGAGGCGGCCTTCAGACGGTATTTCTTTAGAATTCGCTTCACTAAATACCTGAGCTCATTGATCAAGTTCTGCGATATTGATTACCACAGGAAACGAACACTTCAAGAGCAGAGGCATCCTCTTGTCCTTGACACACCGGTTGACGATGGAGAATCGACTTTAGGGGAGTTTATGTACAGCATTTCAACTGTTCTAGAGGAAGATACGTTTCTCTCAGATCCTGCAAAGTTCCAATACTCCTTTGACAACGAGGCACTTTTCCATGCCTTCAATCGCTTAACGGACAAGCAGAAATTGATCATCACTTTGGCCTACTCCACATGCGCGATGGATAAGGAAATAGCAGATTTGTTGCATATTTCCCAGCAGGCAATCACCAAGACAAGATTAACTGCTTTAAGAAAGATGAAAAAATACATAACCGACCGACAACTAGAGTACCAGCTAAACCGAAAGGAAGGGAGCGGGCTAACATGGAAGATTCACAGCTGA
- a CDS encoding helix-turn-helix domain-containing protein, protein MDATELFDLVSQAKNGDKAAIESIIQLFQPAIQKACRRTKPQERRDLEQHMSEKIIRAVYSYDIDSIPDYSRFVKVLSDSDG, encoded by the coding sequence ATGGATGCTACTGAATTGTTCGATCTTGTGAGCCAGGCAAAGAACGGAGATAAAGCTGCCATTGAATCGATCATTCAACTATTTCAGCCGGCAATACAAAAGGCATGCAGAAGAACAAAACCCCAAGAACGCCGCGACCTTGAACAACATATGAGCGAGAAGATTATTCGAGCTGTTTATTCTTACGATATTGATTCCATCCCTGACTACTCACGGTTTGTTAAGGTGCTTTCCGATTCGGATGGGTAG